CAGCCTCCGCCCGATGGGCGGCCGCCTCCGCCGCCGCGATCTCCTCCGGCCGCGCTCCGGCCTGCACGCGCGCCAGCTCCGCCTTCGCCGACACCAACGAGGCCTCCGCCGCGCGCACCGCCTGCTCCAGGTCCGGCACATGCAGCCGCGCCAGCACCTGCCCGGCGACGACCTCGTCCCCCTCCTCCACCGAGACCTCGGCCACGCGCCCCCCGATCTCAAAGCCCAGATAAGCCCACCGCGCGGGGACCACATCCCCGGAGGCCCAAATGACCCCCTCCAGGTCGTCCTCTCCATCCGCCGGGGTCGGTGTGGCTGCCGCTGAGCCACCGCCGGGCGCGGAGCAACCGGCCATCCCGTACACTACCGCGAATAGCACGACGACTCCCGCACACTTCCACAGGATACGCTTCATGGTCGTCCCTCATTCATACCGCAACGCTTCTACAGGGCTCAGGCGCGCCGCCCGCCAGGCGGGATACACGCCGCCCACGATCCCCAGACACAGGGCCACCGCCACCGCCTGCCCGATCAGGCGCAGGCTGTAGACCCCGGAGATATAGCTATACCCCGAGGCCGCCGACAGCCGGCTAAGCGCCACGGTCAGGCCGACTCCCAACAGGATGCCCACCAGCGCGCTCAGGAGCCCCAACACGGCCGCCTCGCTGATGATCATCCCCAACACCCGGCGTTGCCGCCACCCCAACGCTCGCAGCGTGCCGATCTCCCGGGTGCGCTCCATGACGGCCATGACCATGGTGTTCGTGACCACCACGCCGCCGATGAATACGGACAGGGCGATGATGGCCTGGACCATGGCCTCCGTCTGTTGCATATCCTGCGTGTTCTGGGCGAACTCACTGGAGAGCGAGGCCTTCAGCTCCGGGAAACGCTGCTCGATCATCGAGCGCACACGATCGGCGTCTTTGGGATCCCGCAGATCGATCAGGAGATAGCTGACCTGGCGGGGCCGGTTCAGCAACGCCTGCGCCTCGCGCAGGGCGATGACCCCGCCTCCCTCCTCCCAGGGGACGCCCGTCTCATAGATCCCGACAACCCGATAGCGGTTCTGGTAGAGGCGGACGGTGTCCCCGATCCGCAGCTTATAGTTCTCCGCGGCCATCCGGCCGATGATGATCTCGTTGGGGCGTCGGATACCACGCCCTTCGACGATCTGATAGTGGCGCATGGCCGGGGCGTTAACATCCATGCCCGTAATGATGAAGAGAGGCATCTCCTCCGTGATGACGAAACCCAGAAGCATCCCGGATACCGCCTTGACCTCCGGCATCGCCGCGATGGCGCGCCCGATCCGCTCGTCGATGGCGGAAAGGGACATATCCGGCACATCCGCCTGCATCACGGCGATATCCCCGGCCCCGCCGCTCCCCATGACCTGATTCAACTGCTCGATGAAGCCGTCCGTGATGGCGCCCAAGGAGACCAGGGAGGCCACGCCGACTCCGATGCCCAGGGCGGTCAACGCCGTCCGGGTCTTCCGACGGGCCAGGTTGCGCATGAACGAGGGCAGCGGTCGCAGGATTCGGGCCCATCGCCCTTCGCCCAGGCTGCCGCCCGCCCCTCCCTCGTAGCGCAGCGCCTCCACCGGCTGCAGGTTCGCGCCGCGCCAAGCGGGATACAGCCCCCCGACCACGCCCAGCAGCCAGGCGGTGACCATCCCCTGAACGAACAGGCCCGGCGTATAACGCCCCTGCAGCAGCGCCCCCACCGCCCGGCTGGTCGCCAGTGCCTGGGTGAGCATCACCCCCAGCGCGATGCCGATCAGCCCCCCGGCGGTGCTCAAAACCAGGGCCTCCCCCAGGATCAGCCGCAGCACCCGGCGACGACGCCACCCCAACGCCCGCAGCACGCCGATCTCCCGGGTGCGCTCGTACACGCTCATGATCATGGTGTTCATCATGCCCAGGCCGCCGATGATGATGGCGATGAAGGCGATCCCCCAGGCTAAGCCGCGCATCATGTCCGCCCACTGCATCTCCTCGCCGTAGGTTGCCGCCCGGGACACGGACACATCGGGCAACAGGCGCTCGATGCGCTGGATGACGTCGTCTATGCGATCCATCGCCTGTGGCCGGAGCCTCACTTGAAACAGGCTCACCTTGCGGGGCTTCTGGCCGATCTCCTGCGCGTCCTCCAGGGAGACGACGCCGCCGGATTCCTCCAACGCCTGCCCGGTCTCGTAGATCCCCACGATCCGGTAGGGCGTGCCGTAGATGCGGATCGTGTCCCCCACGCGTTTGTTCAAGCTCTCGGCCGCGCGTCGGCCCAGCGCGATCTGGCGAGGGCCGCGCACCGGCTCTCCTCCCACGATCCGGAAGTGATCCATGGCCGGCGAGTGAGGCTCATATCCCATGATCAGCATGATGGGCAGTCCCTTGGTGGAGATATACGCCATCACCCCCGGATCCACGCTCTCCACGTCCGGCAACGCGGCCAGGCGCTCGCCCAGCGTCTGGTCCAGGGAACTCAGGCTGGCATCCCAGGCCCCCGCCTGCATCACCAGCAGATCAGCGCCGCTGCCCCCCAGCAGGCTTCCCCAGTTGGCGATCAACCCCTCCGCCATGGCGCCCAGGGCGACCACCGCGGCCACGCCGATCGCGATGCCCAACAGGGTCAACGCCGTGCGCGTTCGGCGGCGAAGCAGGTTTCGGACGATCATGGCCCCGCCCCCTACGACACCTTCTGCCCATGCATCTCCTGCCGATCGGGCAACAGCGACTTCAACAAATCCCTATCCAGGTCGTCCATGACCTCCAGAAGGCGATCGCCCAGCAGCGCCACGATGTGGGGCATGTACATATCGATCCGCATGTGATGCTCCACCACGAAGGTCATCAGGGGGTTTCGCGTCCAAGAGGCGCGGGCGTCGGTCTCCTCCAGCCGCTCGCTAATGAGCGCCTCCCGGCCATCGACGACCAGCATCAATCCCAACGTCCCCTCCTGGCCCGCGTCGTCCGCGACGAGCGGAGTGACGGCCACGCGGCCGCCCGAGAAGTCCAGGGGTTTCGTCGTGTTGATGATGATGTGCACGCCGCGCTCCGCGGCCTCCGCCAGGGCCTTCGCCAGATCCGGGAACGTCTCCGGCAGGAGGGCCAGATGCAGGCGCTCCTCTGCGGCGCCGATCATCTCCCTAGCCCGGGCGATGATGTTGTCGTAGCCCTCCAGGTTCCACACGTAATCCAGCTCCCCTCCGGGAGTCAGCCCATCCAGCTCCCGGCGCACCGCCTCCACCTGGGCGTGATAATTCTCATGCAACCGGTCGAGCAGCTCATCCGCGGGCACGGGCATGTACCGGGTCGTGCCGCCCGCCACAGTGCTAAGCACAGCGCCGCGCGTCCCGAGCCTCCCCAACACCTCATAGATCATGGAGCGAGGGATGCCCGAGAGCTTGCTCAGCTCATACCCGGTGACCGGGCTTTTGCGCAGAAGGGCGATGTACGCCTTCGCCTCATATTCCGAGAAGCCCAACACTTGCAGACGCTCAATGACGTTCATCCACAGCCCTCTCCGCGATCGTTTGTACGGGATTCAGCAGATGATAGTCGTTGTGATCCCAACCACCACTACGCACCAACCTACTACACTCTGTCGATCCTGTCAAGATACGGATAAGACGCACAGGATCTTTCCAGGGCCAACCACGCCGCAGAGCTGGCCAGAATCCCCTCGAGGCCGGACGGAATTTCATCGAAAGAAGTGATGCAATTAGTGTAGTTGCACGGGTTATGGTACAATGGCGTCACACAACGCGATGAGGCCAACGGGTACAGCGTGGATAGCAAAGAGCACATCCTGGAGATCTTGAAGCAGGACGGGCCGATGACCGTGGGGGACCTGGCGAAGAGGCT
The Chloroflexota bacterium DNA segment above includes these coding regions:
- a CDS encoding biotin/lipoyl-binding protein produces the protein MKRILWKCAGVVVLFAVVYGMAGCSAPGGGSAAATPTPADGEDDLEGVIWASGDVVPARWAYLGFEIGGRVAEVSVEEGDEVVAGQVLARLHVPDLEQAVRAAEASLVSAKAELARVQAGARPEEIAAAEAAAHRAEA
- a CDS encoding TrmB family transcriptional regulator, with protein sequence MNVIERLQVLGFSEYEAKAYIALLRKSPVTGYELSKLSGIPRSMIYEVLGRLGTRGAVLSTVAGGTTRYMPVPADELLDRLHENYHAQVEAVRRELDGLTPGGELDYVWNLEGYDNIIARAREMIGAAEERLHLALLPETFPDLAKALAEAAERGVHIIINTTKPLDFSGGRVAVTPLVADDAGQEGTLGLMLVVDGREALISERLEETDARASWTRNPLMTFVVEHHMRIDMYMPHIVALLGDRLLEVMDDLDRDLLKSLLPDRQEMHGQKVS
- a CDS encoding ABC transporter permease, encoding MIVRNLLRRRTRTALTLLGIAIGVAAVVALGAMAEGLIANWGSLLGGSGADLLVMQAGAWDASLSSLDQTLGERLAALPDVESVDPGVMAYISTKGLPIMLIMGYEPHSPAMDHFRIVGGEPVRGPRQIALGRRAAESLNKRVGDTIRIYGTPYRIVGIYETGQALEESGGVVSLEDAQEIGQKPRKVSLFQVRLRPQAMDRIDDVIQRIERLLPDVSVSRAATYGEEMQWADMMRGLAWGIAFIAIIIGGLGMMNTMIMSVYERTREIGVLRALGWRRRRVLRLILGEALVLSTAGGLIGIALGVMLTQALATSRAVGALLQGRYTPGLFVQGMVTAWLLGVVGGLYPAWRGANLQPVEALRYEGGAGGSLGEGRWARILRPLPSFMRNLARRKTRTALTALGIGVGVASLVSLGAITDGFIEQLNQVMGSGGAGDIAVMQADVPDMSLSAIDERIGRAIAAMPEVKAVSGMLLGFVITEEMPLFIITGMDVNAPAMRHYQIVEGRGIRRPNEIIIGRMAAENYKLRIGDTVRLYQNRYRVVGIYETGVPWEEGGGVIALREAQALLNRPRQVSYLLIDLRDPKDADRVRSMIEQRFPELKASLSSEFAQNTQDMQQTEAMVQAIIALSVFIGGVVVTNTMVMAVMERTREIGTLRALGWRQRRVLGMIISEAAVLGLLSALVGILLGVGLTVALSRLSAASGYSYISGVYSLRLIGQAVAVALCLGIVGGVYPAWRAARLSPVEALRYE